The genomic DNA AAATCCTGATCTTCATCTCTTTGATATAAAAAATGTGCTCTATCAATTTTATCATTTGGCGGAAATGCAGATAGAATCAAATCAAGTTCACTATTATTGTCAGCATCAAAGAATTTAACTGCCCGTCCTCTGCTGGCTTCAAAATGCTTGAATTCGTTTTCTTTACTTATCGACCTATCAAGGTTTACTGTATACGCTCTTAACTTTCTTGGATTTTTACCGTCTCCTCCTCCAGGTTGTACTAAAACATCTACTAAGCCATCGAAATTATAATCTCCAACTGCAATTCCATGAGTATCTCCAAAAATAAAGGGCTTCCCTTTTTGATACGTTCCTTTGTTATTCCAAAACAATTCTACGCGTCTGGAATGTTCTGTTAACAGTAAATCTAAATACCCATCTTGATCAAGATCTGCTATAACGGCATTATCAAACTTTCTTCTCGACCGTTTTTCTAGAGGTATAACCTCTTCTTTTTCAGAAAAAGTCAGTTTAGTACTTGACTCTAAACGTGTCTGAGCTGTACAAATGCTAAAGCTTAAAAGCGTATTTAATAATAAAAAACGTAGCACAGATAAAATATTAAATAGCTTTATATGATACATAATTCTATTCGATGAATGTTGAAATTAAAAAGGGCTTGCTTATCTTGTTGATAAAACCCTATAGAATAAAACATACCTAGTTTGGAAGGCTTCCTTTCCAACCTTTATTAAATTGAGTAATAAGTGTCTTAACAACTTCAGGATTTTCTTTTGCTACATTTTTAGTTTCTGTAGGATCATTTTGATGATCGAACAGCTCTACAAATAAGGGTTCGCTTTCAGGATTTTTATAGTCTTTCCAGATAATAATTCTATATCTTTCTGTACGCATTGCATATCCCATTACATTATTTTCAAACAGGCTTCTATCCCATTTGTCTCCTTGTTGTTTTTTAATGCGTTCTTCTACTTCTTCAATTAATGGACCAAAATAGGTTTCACGCATCCCTTGAGATAATGGATTTGCAGCCCATTCTCTCAATGCCGGATTTGGAAACTGACTGAATGCTGCTTTTTTCCAAGGGGTATTGGGTTTACTCAACAAAGTTTTAAAACTTTTTCCTTCTAAATGTTCTGGTAAATCTATTTCAGCCAAATCACAAAGGGTTGGATACATATCCACCAATTCGACCAAAGCATCTGTTTTGTTCCCTCGAACTTCCTTGGCCATATCTGGCGTCCAAACTATTAAAGGCACTCTGGTTGCAATTTCATAATTTGTGGCTTTCCCCCAAATACCCATATCTCCTAAGTGCCATCCGTGATCGCTCCACAACATAATTATGGTATTATCTCTTAAACCTGCTTCATCAAGTGCATCTATCATTTTACCTATTTGTGCATCTACGTAGCTAATACATGCTAGATAAGCATGCTTTAGGGTTCTTGCCATTTCATCATCTATAGGTCCTTTTTTAGGAATTCCATAACGAGCACGTAATTCAAAAGATGGATGTAACCCCATAGCAGCACCGTTTTCTGGCCCCTCAGTTTGTTCTGCTAACTTAATTTTAGCTGGGTCGTACATGTCCCAATATTTTTTTGGAGCCATCCAATTTAAGTGTGGCTTCTTCATACCCATACCTAAAAAGAAAGGTTTATCTGGATTTTTCTCCTGCATATCTTTTAGTGTGGCAATAGCTAATTCAGCATTGTAACCATCTTCGTAGAAATAATCTGGAACATCAGCCTTTTCATAAGCGGGTCCTTTTCCTAAACCGTTTCTAGGTGCATTTTTGCCATATTTTGCAATGACTTCTTCGGTTGCCTTTTTTGAAAAAGCCTGATTCTCTGGAAGTGCATATCCTCCGGGTGTTTTACTCTTTTCAACCGTCATTTTATCATAGGCTGGTTTTCTACTCCATGACAAATTTAAATCAGCAAAACCTGGTTTGTGATAAATTTTACCTGTATGTGTAGTTTCGTAACCATTATTTTTAAAGTGCTGAGCAAGCGTTATAATATCAGGGTTTGCATCCCTGAAATAGGTAAAGTTTTCAATCACATTAATTGTTTCTGGCCTTGCTCCTGTCATTAAACTAGCACGAGAAGGACTACAAATAGGTTCTTGACAATAGGCTTTGTTAAACAACAAACCATCTGCTGCCAAAGCATCTATATTAGGGGTAATCGCTATTTCTGAACCATAAGCCCCTATTTCTGGTCTTAAGTCATCTACAGCTAAAAATAAAATATTTGGTTTTTTCTTTTCTTCTTTCGGTTTTTCTGTGTTTTTACATCCAAATGCAATAAGTACAGCGAATAGAAAATAATAAGCTTTCATATAGTTATGATATTTATACAATGTGATTAATTTGCTAAGTTTAGAAAAATTACTTCAAAAACATTAGCCATTAATAACATATAATATAACGAATTTACCCTATTTGTAATTCCAAACAATTTTAGATTGGAATTGAACAAAAGCTGCTATTAGTTCCAAATAATTGGCAAAAATACTGTCATTTCTTCATCTCCTCTGTTACTCCAAGTGAAGTATGGAACGAATTGGGTTTTATAAGATTTAAATTTGGGTTTTTGAACTTCATTGTACATACCTTTCAAATTATCCTTTCGAATAAGTACTTCGCCTTCTATAGCCATAATACCTCCCAAAAGATTTGGCTTATATATGGCTTCCAGCAGTTTATCAGATGATAAATAGGCATCAAAAATATTCGCTTCTTTAGGTAAATCTACAGATTCCAGGCAATATACAACGGGCCCTCTTTTTAGTGCGACTTGATTACGAACTTCTTCAATTCTAGGATGTCCTTCCACAAATTTGATGTCCATAGGCAGATCCATTAAAATTATATCACCTTTTTTCCATTGGCGTTCAATAACGGCAAAGCTTCCTGCTTCAACTTTCCCAATAGGGTTATTATTTACCCTAACTTCGGTTCCTTTAGCCCAATCTGGTATCCGTAATAAAATTTCAAAAGGGTCATTTTTACATGCTTCAACAGTTATTTTAACCTGTCCTTCCCAAGGGTAATTTGTTTCTTGCTTCAGTTTAATTTTTGAATCGTCTAGTAATTTGGTATCTAATTTATTGCCACCATAAAGATTAACGGAAATACCGTTAGACGATTTACTATATGCCCAGGCAGGCGATTTTGCAATAGTTCTTACCAGATTTGGTGGACAACAAAAACAATTTAGATAAGGTTGTCTTTGGGGAAACTCGGTATTCATTTCTTCGTAGTTTAAAGCGCCTTCAATTTTTCTTAGCGGATTAGAATAATAGTAGTGCTTTCCATCCAGACTTATCCCAGAAAGCGCACTATTATAAAGCACCAATTCCATAATATCTGCATATTTTGCTTCGCCTTTTATACCTAACATACGATTGCTAAACATGGAATTACAAATGTTTGCACAGGTTTCATTATAGGCCGTTAAATTCGGCATTTGATATTCTGCTGCAAATCCCTCTTCGATATTATCTTTCCTCGAAGATCTTCCATAATGTGTTTGCCCTAAGGCTCCCGTGATGTACATTTTTTTGTGTACTACATTATCCCAAAGCCTATCGAGCGCATCAATCAAAGCCTGTTCACCAGTTTCTGCATAAACATCGGCTGCTCCTGCATAATAATATAGTGCTAAAACGGCATGACCAACGGCTTCATTTTCTTTTCGTAAAGGAACGCGCTCTTGCACCATATCTCCAACAGGGTATCCTTTTGTAGAATTACTCCCAAAAATTATAGATTTACCCCGCATATTTATAAATATTTCAGCGAGTTCCAAATACCTATTGTCTCTTGTGGTTCGATAAAGTTCAACCAATCCCATAATCTGAGTTTGATTAAAGCCAAACCGTTTTAAATGTTGGGGTTGGGACTGGAACAACCTGTACAGCATATTAGCATGCTTTATAGCTATCCCTAAAAAATTGGTCTTGCCCGTTACACGATGATGTATAACGGCACTGGTTAATAAATGTCCACTATTATAAAGCTCGTGATTTTTTCTGTTTTCGAAAGGTTCCAAATCTTCCCTAATGATGATTGGGGTTGACAAATAACCATCTGGCTGTTGTGCTTTTGCTATGACATTAATTATTTCATCTAATTCTTTTAGGATGTTTTCATCCTTATTAACACCGTATAAATAAACAGATGCTTCCATCCATTTATAAAAGTCACCATCATGCCATGGAAACCCTTTATGAATGCCCTCTTTTAAGCCTGCCGCTATTTTGAAATTGTTATAGGCATGACCAATATTCCCTTTTAAAATGGATCCCATGTGCGGAATCATGACTTGTTCTGCTTCTTTCCATTTATCTGCCCAAAAACCGTCTGTCCATCTACAATCGCCAATATCTATACTTTTCAGTTTTACGTTTGGGCTATTTATAGTATTAATTACACCTCGTCCGACAAGTTCGATATTTTTTACATAAGCATTTTCTTTTGAATCAATGGGATCTGCACTTCGCTTTTTACTTTGAACGCTCTTACATGATAGAACTAAGATGAAACCACAACAAATGGTAAGCATTAATTTTTTCATAATTAAAAACATTTTAAGGTTTGGTGAAGCCGAAATAGAATAGATTAAATTAATAAAAAATAACCATTTACAAACCAAATAGCATCAAAATAAAAACACCTACTAAACCTGATAACCCCATCACCAAAGATTGCACAGTAAATGTGCGATACAATACTTTGGGCGGTACTTCATGTAGTCGATTAAGCAGCCAGAAAAAACTAGAATTGGCATGGAATACGCAAAACGAACCACAACCAATTAGAGCTGCTACCATTTCAGGTGATATAGGTAAACTATCTACCATTGGTCCCAACATTGATGCGCTTCCTACTAACGACACCGTTATTGAACCTGTAGAGGTTGTTAAAATTGCCGCAACAATAAAGGGCAATAAAATACCTAAGAATGGAAATTGAGCAAATACTGTAACTATTTGATCTTGTATTCCAGTTTCGCGAATAACATAACCCAATGAACCACCTGCCCCTGTTATCATAATGACTAATGCCGATTTTACTATCGCTTGTTCTACCAATCTATTCGTAGTACTTCTTTTGTCTTTTGATTTAATTTGAAAAACGGCAATAACAGCACCTATTAAAACCGCTACTAAGGGAATTGTGCAAAAGTTGAAAATTTGGACAAGCATGTTTTCTGTTTCAAAAGACAGAAAAGATCCTAACCCGATTAAAATAATAGGAGCGAGTATTGGCAAAATATCATAAAATAAATTTCCCTTTTGAAAATTTGTTTTGTCATCAAACTTATTTTCTGAATGTGTCGTTGTTTTCCTAAGCTTTTCATCATATTTAAGCCAAGTATTTTTAACAAAAAACAATACCCAAAATATACCACCTGTCATTGCAAAAATTGCCACTATAAGATTGACGGTAAGCATACTTCCTATGTCTAATCCAAGTGATTCAGCAACAGCCAATGGGCCTGGTGTTGGTGGTATTAATGTATGAGCAACTGTTAATCCAGCGGTTAATGATAAACCAATAAATAAAACTGGACGTTTACTTTTTACGGAAAGTGATTCTACAACAGGTTGTAACAAAATATATGCAACATCAACAAATACTGGAATGGAAACTACATAGCCCGTAAACCCCATGGCCCAAGGCAACTTTTTTTCACCTAGCCATTTTATGATGCGATTTGCTATTCGAAACGCACCTCCAGTTTCTTGAAGTACTTCGCCTATAAAAGCCCCAAGAATAATAATGATTGCAATACCTCGTAATGTGCCACTAAAGCCTTCTAATAATACCTGTACACTTCTCTCTCCACCCATTCCTAATGCTAAAGCCAATGCCAGGGCTGTAAGAATCAGGGCTATAAAAGGATGTACTTTCCATTTTGAAATGGAAAATATCAATAATAAAAGAAAGAATAATAGTATGGAAAGGCTTAACACCATAAGTTAGTGTTTACCCTCTTACTTTATCTACAATATTTTTACATGCATCAAAATAAATTCCAACATCTACAGCATAGGAAATATATTTTACGCCTAAATCTATCCATTGTTTTGCAGATTCTGGACTCTCCACAAACGTACCAACCACTTTTCCTAAGGGAGCCGCTTTTTCAACAATTTCCTTCATTTGAGAAATTACTTTTGGATGGTTTACTTGTCCTGGAACCCCACAAGACTGAGACATATCGTATGGTCCAATAAAAATGACATCAATGCCATCTACCTGGAGTATTTCATCTATATTATTGAAGGCAATATTTCCTTCAATGTGGATAATAGTTCCCGTTATTTTATTAGCATTACCAAAGTAATTTTCTTTTGGCATAGAAGCGTAATCTGCTGCTCTTACATATCTGCAAACACCTCTTGCTCCTTCTGGGAAGAATTTTGCTGCTTTTACCACACGTCTGGCATCATCAGCAGTTTCAATTTGCGGTACTTGCACATATTCTGCACCAATATCAAGTGCTTTAGAAATCATATTCTCATTGATTTCCGGAACTCGTATTACTGGCACAATACCTTTTGCTTGTGCCGCCCTCACATGATTTTGAACTGTTTGAATAGTATTTGGACCGTGTTCCAAATCTATAATCACAAAATCGAAACCAGCAAATGCAGCAACTTCAACCAAAGCAGGATCACTTACTTTCATAAATGGCCCTACAACAAATTCTTTATTATCAAATAAACTCATATTAGTTCTTTTATTTTAATCTGCTAAACTATAAATTCTTTTTATTTCTTTTGAAGTTTTGCTTGAATTTCTTCGATGGTTAAACCTTTGGTCTCAACTAGATATTTAAATAAAATAATTAAACCAATACCAACAATTATAGCATAGACCAACAAGGTTGTACTGATACCGAATTTATCGAGTTGCCATGGAAAAAACTGCTGTACCAGCATGCTTACAAGGCTAGTAATAAGTGTAATTGCAGGAATTGCAATTCCCCTAATAGAAATTGGAAATATTTCTGAAAAGAGCACCCACATTACCGGACCAACAGAAAAATGGAAAGCTGCAATAAAGCTTAATATTGCAAAGAAAATAAGCATAGCATTTAAAGACGCTGATTTCTGAATCAATAGACCAGAAAAATCCCTTGCATCGTCTTCTCCCAAAGTGTCCCTAAGCGCACTTTTAAATTCAACATCACTTTTATATTCTACTCCAACTATGGCATTGAGCCTTTGAGAATTTGGTATTTCAGTCATTTCTGCTACGGCTTCTTGACTTACGGTATAGCGCGCTTGATTGAAACCATAAGAGCATAGACCTAAACTAGCCACAATCCAAACCATTCCCCAAATAATTAATGGTCTTCTTCCTAATTTATCTACCAGTAACAGTCCTAAAATAGTAAATATTACACTAGTTAATCCAATCCAAATGGCTTGTAAAAACGAAGCATCACTACCAATTCCTAATTGTTCAATTACGGTTTGCGCATAAAACAAAATGGCATTGATTCCGGTTGCTTGTTGTGCGATAGCAATAGTAAGTGCAATGATTAGTGTAACCCGCATAGGTTTACCCATAATTTCCTTAAACTGTGCTTTTAACGAACGATCGTCTGAGCTTTTATTTAAACTCTCTTGCATATCTGTTATATGATGCTCAACTTCACTTTCTGGAATTAACTTTCGCAATGTTGTTTTTGCCTCATCTATTCTATTTTGAAACACCAACCACGATGGACTTCTAGGTACTAAGAATAATAGTCCTAACCATATAACGGCTGGCAATATTTCTGTTCCGAGCATCCAACGCCATGTGTTTGTATCGAGTCCCCACTCTGATACCCAGTCTGCACCAGAAGCAACTAAATCGATAATGAAATAATTAATGAAATATGCTGCCGAGAGACCAATTACAATATTTATTTGTATCATGGAAACTAGCTTCCCACGATACTTTTGTGGTGCAATCTCCCCAATATACATGGATGCTAAAGAAATAGAAGTAAAGGCTAAACCGCCCAAGAAACGTGCAATAACGAGCATAATATAACTCGGTGCGAATGCCGAAGATACCGCCGAAATGATATATAGAATGGCAATAATTTGAATGGCTCTTTTACGTCCAAATCTATTACTAACCCAACCAGCGAAGAGTAACGCTAGTAAAACCCCCCAAGCGGGAGCACTTACAACTGTACCCAACTCTAAAGAAGATAGTGCAAATTCTTTTGAAATAAATTTGGTTGTTCCTGAAATTAAAGCAGCGTCTAATCCAAACAGAAACCCTCCCATGGCCACAATTGTGGCATATGTAAATGCATTTTTTTTGTAAGAACCCATATATCTTATTTTAGTTAGTTAGTTTTTTCCTATGAAAGTTGTGGTGTTTAATTTACTAATTTTATGTTCAACTGTCTCTCCGTTGGTCCAAGTTATTTTAACTTTTACTGGCTGGTTACTTGAGCCTAAGCCAAAATGAACCCTATTGTTAAAACTGAGAGAATATTGTGCTCCTGTTGAACCTATACGCCTTTGTTGAATATTTTTACCGGACTTGATTGTTACTAATGCGCCTAAAGCTGTTGCTTTTTTTGACGGTGCATCCCCTACTTGCACTACGAGATAATTATTAGTTTTAGTAACATTATTTTCGAAAAGGTGCCATTTACCTCGTTCGTTTCCTATCACAACATCCACTTTACCATCATTATTGAAATCTAAATTCTCAACAGCCATACCGATTGCTCCCAATTCTGTTGAAATGATATTATGTCCTTGCAATTTTTCAAAACCAGATTCCCCTTTATTCATAAAAACGATTGCTTCGTTTTCGTTTACAAGGTTTCCTCTTGGTACAATTAAAATATCTTGAAAGCCATTATTATCAAAGTCCGCAACTGTTGCTGCACTGGAATGTGCTTTAAATAGAAGGTTCATTTTTTTAGTAGCATCTTGAAACTTCTTTCCTTTATTTTCTAATAAAATGTCTGAAAGTCCTTCGGGATTGCCATATTTGGGATAATCCTTTACACCTCTTACGATACCTGTTGCAGGTGCCCAAAGAAACCCTGCTATTTTCCATTTTTTATTCCCTACATAACCAATATACCAACCTTTCTTTTCTTTATAATTTGCATTGTCTGGAAATCCTAGGGCATCACTATTTACTAATCTTATATTTTTTCCAGAATGGGTTTCTCCTTCAAACTCATAATCGTAAGATGCTTCTCCAATATAAAAAGTATCGTTATTGGGCCATTGTGACTGAAAATTTTCCATTTGAAGTACATCACCGGTTTCGATGTCATCAAAATTAAACTCGCCCCGTTTTGTATAAAAACCTAATGTTTTAGATTCTTTATTAAAAAAGGTCTCACCTGTTTCAAAATCTAATCCTCTTGTAAAATATAAATCGAAATCCCCATCATTATCATAATCAATTTCTACAACTCCTGTAACTTCATCAATACTTCTAGGAAGTACTTTTTTACTAACATCTTCAAAAGTAAAGCCTTCTCCTCCTTGATATATTTTCACATTACCATGACCATACATAACGATATCCATGACGTTATCTCCATTGAAATCGGTAAGCAATACTTTTTGACCATCAATTTTACTGGCAGGAAGGGTAGAATTTAAAACCAACTCACCTCCATTATTTTCATAAAGATAGTTTTCGGTTTGTCCTTTTTTTGCGCCATCGGGAAATGCAAAATTTAACAAATCTAAATCACCGTCATTATCTATATCAACAAAACCAACTGTTCTACCACGCATTAGGGCTAATGGTTCTTTAAAGTCCCCCATTGGTATAAATTCCCTACCAACAACGCGATACATTTTTGAATTTCGAGCATTACTACCGGAACCTCCTCCTCTGGACATTACAATTTCAATATTACCATCAAAATCAATATCTCCAGCAGAAACTCCGTGTAAATCTCCCATGATAACATCGTAAGGTTTAGCAAATTTGCCTTTGTTGTTCCAGCATACTTGAATACCAAATCCGTGGTCATTAATTAATAAATCTAAATAACCATCTTGGTCTAAATCAGCAACTACGGGAGCATCCCATTTTCTTAGGTTTTTTTCCTGCCTTGGGAATTCTTTAAAAACTTCTTTAAAAGTTGTCGTCGTATTTTGGGCAATACTATGATTGCTTAACAAAATGCACAATAAAAAACAAAAAGTGAGTGTTTTTTTCAAAATAATTATTTTAATCTAGATTAGTTGTTTAGATACTAAAAAATTACGCATAAAACGTTTCTTGTTTTACGCGTAATTTTAAATTCATCTACCAAATCACAGGCATAAAGACTGTCATTTCTGCTTGACCTCTGTTACTCCATGCGAAATACGGTACTAACTGTGTTTTATATGATTTTAATACGGGTTTAGTTACTGTGTGGTACATATCGTCATTTTTATCTTCTCTTAAAAGCAACTCAGTATTTACAACAGTTACACCACCTAAGAAATCTTCTTTATGTTCTGCTTCTAAGTTAGCATCTCCTTTAATATATACATCTAATATTGAAGTATCCTTTGGTAAATCCGGAGATTCAATACAGTACACTATGGGTCCTCTTTTAACAGCTATTTGATTTCTTACTTCTTCAATTCTGTTGTGCCCTTCTAAACGCGTAACTTCCATTGGCATATCTAAGGTAATTGTATCTCCTGCAGACCATACACGCTCTATATTTGCAAAAGTACCAGGGATAATAGCAATACCAGCATCTTCTCCATTTACTTTTAATGTACTACCAACTGCCCATTTAGGAATTCTAACTTTAATTTCGAAAGCAGAATCTTTACATTCATCTACCGTTATTTTCACTAATCCTTTCCAAGGGTATTCTGTATCTTGAGATAATTTTAATGAAGAACCATCCAGCATAGTAGTGTCCAAGTTATTTCCTCCAAATAATACTACTGCTACACCATTTTCAGATAAATTATAAGCCCATCCTGAACTTTTACATATGGTTCGTACTAAGTTTGGTGGGCAACAAAAGCATTCTAAATAAGGCTGTCTTACTGGGCTTTCTGTTACATCTTCATGCGAATCATAATTTCTAGAATTATTTACCATTCTTAATGGATTAGAATAGAAATAGTCTTCTCCTTCTATACCTATACCAGACAAACCACTATTATACAAAACTAATTCAATAATATCTGCATATCTAGATTCTTCCTTAATCCCCATCATTCTATTGCTAAACATAGCATTACATAGGTTTGCACAGGTTTCGTTGTAAGCTGTCATGTTTGGCATCATGTATGCATCAATGAAACCTTCTTCAATCATGTCTAAGCTAGTAGAAGCACCATAATGTGCTTGACCTACGGCTCCCGTAACATACATTTTTTTCCCGGTTACGTTTTCCCATAATTTATCTAACGCATCAATAAGGGCTTTTTCTCCGGTTTCTGCATACACATCTGCGGCTCCTGCGTAGTAATATAAAGCTAATACTGCGTGACCTACGGCTTCTTCTGATTCTCTTAAAGGTGTTCTTTCTTGAACCATATCTCCAATAGGGTAACCTTCTGTTGTGGAATCATGTGTTATTTCATAAGTACCTCTTCTATTGATAAACTTTTCTGCAAGTTTTAAATATTTTTTATCTTTTACTGTTCTGTACAACTCCACCAGCCCCATAATTTGCGTTTGGTTGAACCCGAAACGCTGGTAATGCTTAGTATCCGGCATAAAATAAGTGTAGAGTAAATCTGCCTGCTTAATAGCGATGTCTAAAAAGTTACGTTGTCCTGTTAAACGATAATGTACTGAACCCGCAATAAACAGATGCCCAAAGTTGTACATTTCATGGTATTTTCTATTCTCAAAGCGATCTGCACCATCGGTGATTTGTATGTGTGTATGAATATATCCATCGTCTTCTTGTGCCCTTCCTATAATTTCGATGTATTCATCTAATTCTTTTAAAATAGATGCGTCTTTGGTAAGTCCATAAATATAGGTTTTGGCTTCCATAAACTTAAAGAAATCACCATCGTGCCAATAAAACCCTTTGTGCTCTCCTTCTTTTTCTCCTGCTGCAATTTTAAAGTTATTTAATCCGTGACCAATATCTCCACACAGCACATCCCCCATATATGGAAGCATTTTGTCTTGTGCTGCTTTTACTTTTTCCGACCAAAAGCCTTTATCCCATTTACAGTCACCAAAATTGATGCTCTTCAATTTCACATAAGGACTCTCTGAGGTATTTGTTATCGCTTTATTATGAGTACTCATAAATTGTATTAATTCTATTATTTAATTTATTAGTTTTTATTTTTTCTTTTTAATTGAAATATCATCAATGAACAGTTTAGCGGCCTTAGTTTCCGGTAAATCTTCTTTACGGATTTCTATAACCATACCGTCAGTATCTCCAGATACTTCTTGTCTAGAAAAATCAGTATTAACGTTTACCCATTGCTTTCTAGGCAACTCTTTTAAACCATTGAATACTAATTCTGTTTTTGGATTCATTAAAGTCACATGAATTGAATCTGTAATTCTACCTTGATCTAACCAAACTTTAGCAGATAAGGTATAATCTCCTGCTGGAATATTTAAAGATCCTTCTGGTGCTTTGGCTACAACTTTATCAACTT from Flavivirga abyssicola includes the following:
- a CDS encoding sulfatase; protein product: MKAYYFLFAVLIAFGCKNTEKPKEEKKKPNILFLAVDDLRPEIGAYGSEIAITPNIDALAADGLLFNKAYCQEPICSPSRASLMTGARPETINVIENFTYFRDANPDIITLAQHFKNNGYETTHTGKIYHKPGFADLNLSWSRKPAYDKMTVEKSKTPGGYALPENQAFSKKATEEVIAKYGKNAPRNGLGKGPAYEKADVPDYFYEDGYNAELAIATLKDMQEKNPDKPFFLGMGMKKPHLNWMAPKKYWDMYDPAKIKLAEQTEGPENGAAMGLHPSFELRARYGIPKKGPIDDEMARTLKHAYLACISYVDAQIGKMIDALDEAGLRDNTIIMLWSDHGWHLGDMGIWGKATNYEIATRVPLIVWTPDMAKEVRGNKTDALVELVDMYPTLCDLAEIDLPEHLEGKSFKTLLSKPNTPWKKAAFSQFPNPALREWAANPLSQGMRETYFGPLIEEVEERIKKQQGDKWDRSLFENNVMGYAMRTERYRIIIWKDYKNPESEPLFVELFDHQNDPTETKNVAKENPEVVKTLITQFNKGWKGSLPN
- a CDS encoding glycoside hydrolase family 127 protein — protein: MKKLMLTICCGFILVLSCKSVQSKKRSADPIDSKENAYVKNIELVGRGVINTINSPNVKLKSIDIGDCRWTDGFWADKWKEAEQVMIPHMGSILKGNIGHAYNNFKIAAGLKEGIHKGFPWHDGDFYKWMEASVYLYGVNKDENILKELDEIINVIAKAQQPDGYLSTPIIIREDLEPFENRKNHELYNSGHLLTSAVIHHRVTGKTNFLGIAIKHANMLYRLFQSQPQHLKRFGFNQTQIMGLVELYRTTRDNRYLELAEIFINMRGKSIIFGSNSTKGYPVGDMVQERVPLRKENEAVGHAVLALYYYAGAADVYAETGEQALIDALDRLWDNVVHKKMYITGALGQTHYGRSSRKDNIEEGFAAEYQMPNLTAYNETCANICNSMFSNRMLGIKGEAKYADIMELVLYNSALSGISLDGKHYYYSNPLRKIEGALNYEEMNTEFPQRQPYLNCFCCPPNLVRTIAKSPAWAYSKSSNGISVNLYGGNKLDTKLLDDSKIKLKQETNYPWEGQVKITVEACKNDPFEILLRIPDWAKGTEVRVNNNPIGKVEAGSFAVIERQWKKGDIILMDLPMDIKFVEGHPRIEEVRNQVALKRGPVVYCLESVDLPKEANIFDAYLSSDKLLEAIYKPNLLGGIMAIEGEVLIRKDNLKGMYNEVQKPKFKSYKTQFVPYFTWSNRGDEEMTVFLPIIWN
- a CDS encoding GntP family permease is translated as MVLSLSILLFFLLLLIFSISKWKVHPFIALILTALALALALGMGGERSVQVLLEGFSGTLRGIAIIIILGAFIGEVLQETGGAFRIANRIIKWLGEKKLPWAMGFTGYVVSIPVFVDVAYILLQPVVESLSVKSKRPVLFIGLSLTAGLTVAHTLIPPTPGPLAVAESLGLDIGSMLTVNLIVAIFAMTGGIFWVLFFVKNTWLKYDEKLRKTTTHSENKFDDKTNFQKGNLFYDILPILAPIILIGLGSFLSFETENMLVQIFNFCTIPLVAVLIGAVIAVFQIKSKDKRSTTNRLVEQAIVKSALVIMITGAGGSLGYVIRETGIQDQIVTVFAQFPFLGILLPFIVAAILTTSTGSITVSLVGSASMLGPMVDSLPISPEMVAALIGCGSFCVFHANSSFFWLLNRLHEVPPKVLYRTFTVQSLVMGLSGLVGVFILMLFGL
- a CDS encoding HpcH/HpaI aldolase family protein, translated to MSLFDNKEFVVGPFMKVSDPALVEVAAFAGFDFVIIDLEHGPNTIQTVQNHVRAAQAKGIVPVIRVPEINENMISKALDIGAEYVQVPQIETADDARRVVKAAKFFPEGARGVCRYVRAADYASMPKENYFGNANKITGTIIHIEGNIAFNNIDEILQVDGIDVIFIGPYDMSQSCGVPGQVNHPKVISQMKEIVEKAAPLGKVVGTFVESPESAKQWIDLGVKYISYAVDVGIYFDACKNIVDKVRG
- a CDS encoding MFS transporter, yielding MGSYKKNAFTYATIVAMGGFLFGLDAALISGTTKFISKEFALSSLELGTVVSAPAWGVLLALLFAGWVSNRFGRKRAIQIIAILYIISAVSSAFAPSYIMLVIARFLGGLAFTSISLASMYIGEIAPQKYRGKLVSMIQINIVIGLSAAYFINYFIIDLVASGADWVSEWGLDTNTWRWMLGTEILPAVIWLGLLFLVPRSPSWLVFQNRIDEAKTTLRKLIPESEVEHHITDMQESLNKSSDDRSLKAQFKEIMGKPMRVTLIIALTIAIAQQATGINAILFYAQTVIEQLGIGSDASFLQAIWIGLTSVIFTILGLLLVDKLGRRPLIIWGMVWIVASLGLCSYGFNQARYTVSQEAVAEMTEIPNSQRLNAIVGVEYKSDVEFKSALRDTLGEDDARDFSGLLIQKSASLNAMLIFFAILSFIAAFHFSVGPVMWVLFSEIFPISIRGIAIPAITLITSLVSMLVQQFFPWQLDKFGISTTLLVYAIIVGIGLIILFKYLVETKGLTIEEIQAKLQKK
- a CDS encoding CRTAC1 family protein, with the protein product MKKTLTFCFLLCILLSNHSIAQNTTTTFKEVFKEFPRQEKNLRKWDAPVVADLDQDGYLDLLINDHGFGIQVCWNNKGKFAKPYDVIMGDLHGVSAGDIDFDGNIEIVMSRGGGSGSNARNSKMYRVVGREFIPMGDFKEPLALMRGRTVGFVDIDNDGDLDLLNFAFPDGAKKGQTENYLYENNGGELVLNSTLPASKIDGQKVLLTDFNGDNVMDIVMYGHGNVKIYQGGEGFTFEDVSKKVLPRSIDEVTGVVEIDYDNDGDFDLYFTRGLDFETGETFFNKESKTLGFYTKRGEFNFDDIETGDVLQMENFQSQWPNNDTFYIGEASYDYEFEGETHSGKNIRLVNSDALGFPDNANYKEKKGWYIGYVGNKKWKIAGFLWAPATGIVRGVKDYPKYGNPEGLSDILLENKGKKFQDATKKMNLLFKAHSSAATVADFDNNGFQDILIVPRGNLVNENEAIVFMNKGESGFEKLQGHNIISTELGAIGMAVENLDFNNDGKVDVVIGNERGKWHLFENNVTKTNNYLVVQVGDAPSKKATALGALVTIKSGKNIQQRRIGSTGAQYSLSFNNRVHFGLGSSNQPVKVKITWTNGETVEHKISKLNTTTFIGKN